The Herpetosiphonaceae bacterium sequence GGCGGCGTCAGCACGATCGCGGGATCGGTTTCAGGCAGTGTGAGTATTGGATAAGAACCAAGAGCCAAGAGCCGAGAACCTGGAACCGAGAATCTGGAACTTGAGACTTGAAACTTGAAACTTGAAACTTGGAACCCGCAACAAGGAGCTTGACCGATGTTCGATCCGAGCAGCCGCTACTACAACCTTGAGACGGTGAAGCAAGAGGTCACGGGCGCGGACGGCAAGCCCCGCGTGATCGCCTACAAGCGCCGCCGCTTCATCCCGCCCGCCGACGGCCAGACGACGCTGGTCGAGCATACGGTGACGCAGGGCGAGCGGCTCGACAACATCACCGCGCGCTTCCTGGGCGATCCCTTGCAGTTCTGGCGGGTCTGCGACGCCAATATCACGCTCGATCCCGACGAGCTGACCGACGAAACCGGGCGGACGATCAAGATCACGCTGCCGCAATTCTGAGGCCGGAGCATCGTTCGCGGGAATGTATCGTTTCTCGTCCGTCTGTGCATCTGTTAGCGCTACCAAGAGGCCATCATGCTAGCCAGCCAACTTGGCATCCGCATCATCTTGCTCGTGGGCGGCACCGTGCCGCTGCCCGCATCCTACGCTGTCACCAGCGCGCTGACCCGCATCGAAGTGACCAACGATGCCGAGCAGGGCGACGGCTTCCAGATGACCTTTACGCTCAGCAAAGATCGCATCGTCGACTACGGCCTGCTGCTCGACGGCACCTTCAATCCCTTCAACCGCGTGATCATCGGCGTGCTGCTAGGCGTTACGCCTGAGGTGCTGATCGACGGGATCATCACCCACCAGCAGCTCCAGCCGAGCAACGAGCCGGGCATGTCCACCCTGACCGTCACCGGCAGAGACGTGAGCCTCATGCTCGACCTTGAGGAGAAGAACGAGAAATACGATAACCAGCCCGATTTCGTGATCGTCATGCGGCTGATCGCGCAGTACGCGCAGTATGGCCTGATCCCGCAGGCCACGCCCACCACCGACGTGCCGATCATGTTGCAGCGGATTCCGCGCCAGCAGGAAACCGATCTGCGATTCATTCAGCGCATGGCCGAGCGCAACGGCTTTGTGTTCTACATCGAGCCGCTGACCTTTGGCGTCAACACGGCCTACTGGGGGCCGGAGAATCGCCTGAGCCTGCCGCAGCCCGCGCTGACGATGAACATGGGACCGGCGACCAACGTCGAGTCGCTCAGCTTCTCCCAGGACGCGCTCGCGCCCGTCAGCACCGAGAGCAGCGTGGTCGAGCCGATCACCAAGATCAGCATCCCGATCCCATCGCTGCCGTCGCTGCGCATTCCGCCGCTGGTGCCTTCGCCGACTCCGGCCCGTCGCACCGTGCTGCTGCGCGAGACGGCCAACCAGAACCCGGCGCAGGCCGCGACCGCGTCGATCGCCGCCGCCACGCGCTCGCCCGACTCCGTGACCGGCCAGGGCGAGGTCGAAACCGTGCGCTACGGCAGCATCCTGCGGGCGCGCAAGCTCGTGGGCGTGCGCGGCGCTGGCTTTACCTACAACGGCAACTACTACGTGCGGCGCGTCACACATCAGATCCAGCGTGATCGCTACACGCAGAGCTTTACGATCAGCAGAGAGGGGACCGGCGCGCTGCTGCCGGTGGTACGGCCATGACAACCAACTTCTACGGCAAATATCGCGGCGTCGTCACCGACAACCAGGACCCGCTGATGATCGGGCGGATTCGGGCGCGCGTTCCCGACGTGATGGGCGATCTTGAGAGCGGCTGGGCCATGCCCTGTCTGCCCTTCGCCGGCAGCGGCATGGGCTTTTTCGCCCTGCCGAAGGTCGGCGCTGGCGTCTGGATCGAGTTCGAGCACGGCGATCCCGACTACCCGATCTGGTCCGGCTGCTGGTGGGGCTCCGTCGCGGAGGCGCCGCCGATCCTGCTCGCGCCGCCGTACAAAAAAGTCTTGCTCAAGACCGAGGGCGGCCACAGCATCATCCTCGACGACACGCCCGGCATCGGCGGGATTACGCTTGAGACGTCGAGCGGCCAGAAGATCGTGCTCTCCGCGCTGGGCGTCGAGATCACCACCGGCCAGGGCGGCACGATCAAGATGACCGGCCCGCAAGTCTCGATCAACAACGGCGCACTGGAGGTGATCTAATGCCTGGTTTTCTGCTGCATCTCGGCGCGACCGTGATCTGCTTCCACGGCGGACAGGCGATGCCGACGGCTCCCAATCCGCGCGTGCGCGTCGGCGGACAGCCGATCGTCACCCAGACCACGACCTACACTGTGGCGGGCTGCCCGTTCAACGTGAGCGGAGCGCCCAGCCCGTGCGTCACCGCCCAGTGGGTTGTGGGCGCGACACGTGTGCGGGCTGGCGGCGTGCCGGTGCTGTTGCAGGATAGCCAGGCGATCTGCGCGCCCAACGGCACGGGCGTGAATATTTTAGTAACCCAGGTGCGCGTGCGAGGTACGTGATGCAGATCGATTATCCGTTTCATATCGACCGGCGCGGCCATACCGCCGACACCACCCAGGACGAGCATATCCGCGATCTGATCGAGCAGGTCTTGTTCACCTCGCCCGGCGAGCGCGTCAATCGCCCGACCTTCGGCAGCGGCCTGCTGCAACTGGTCTTCGCGCCCAACAGCGACGTGCTGGCGACGGCGACCCAGGCCAGCGTGCAGGGCGCGCTCCAGCAGTGGCTCGGCGATCTGATCCAGGTCGAGGCCGTCCAGGTGACAAACGTCGACTCGACGCTTGAGGTGCTGGTGCAGTATATCGTGCGCCGCACCCAGCAGCGCCAGGTCGCGCAGTTCCAGCGAGCCGTGCCATGAGTACGCAATACCGCTGCAACAACCAGACCCGCCGCGATCTCGTGCGCGCGCCCCGCGCGCACGACGGCACGCCGCTCACGCCGACGATCAACGGCATCGACTTTCTGGAGGTCGGCCCCGATCAGAAAACGCTCACGGTTGTCTTGATCCACAACCTGCCGGGCACGCCCACCGACCCGGTGCCGCCCGCGCCCGCGCCCGCGCTGACGCCCAACAACGTGCAGATCGAGGGCGGCGTGCGGATCACCAACGTGCTGGTGACAGCCGTCAGCGCCGACGCCGACGTGCTGACCGTCACCGTCGACCAGCCGGGCGACTTCTCGACCTACACGCTGCGCCTGGTGCAGGGGCCGAACAACGCCGCGCCGCCCGGTGGCTTCGATCCGCAGCTTTCGGCGATTGAGTTCTCGTTCAAGGTCGATTGTCCGAGCGAGTTCGACTGTGCGCCCGACCAGGAGTGCCCGACCGAGCCGCCGCCGGAGCCGGAGATCGATTACCTGGCGAAGGACTACACCAGCTTCCGCCGCCTGATGCTCGACCGCATGAGCGTGCTGCTGCCCCAGTGGCAGGAGCGCAACGCCGCCGATATGCACGTCGCGCTGGTGGAGCTGCTGGCCTACGCGGGCGATCACCTGAGCTACTTTCAGGATGCCGTCGCGACCGAGGCCTACCTGGGCACCGCCCGCCGCCGCACCTCGATTCGCCGCCATGCCCGGCTGCTCGATTATGTCATGCACGATGGCTGCAACGCTCGCGCCTGGGTCTACTTCGAGGTCCACGCGGGCGGCGACGCCGACGGCGAGAATCTGGAGACGGGCCGCGTGCTGCTGACCCGTGGCGCGGACGATAACCCGATCGTCGCGCCGACCAAGCTCCAGGAGACGCTGGCCGAGCGTCCGCTGGTCTTTGAAACCAGAACCGCCGTGCGGCTGAGCGCCGCCCACAACGAGATCAACTTCTACACCTGGGACGATACCGGCTGCTGCCTGCCGCGCGGTGCCACGTGCGCGACGCTGCGCGACAAGCCGGAGACGCCGCTCCAGCTTCAGGTCGGCGACTTCCTGCTGTTCGAGGAGATCAAAAGCCCGACGACCGGAGCCGAGGCCGACGCCGATCCGAGTCATCGCCATGTGGTGCGGCTGACGCAGGTACAGCCCACCGCCGACATTCTGCACAACACCGCGATCGTCGAGATCGCGTGGAGCCAAGCCGACGCGCTGCCGTTTCCGCTGTGCATCTCCGCCGAGGTCAGCGACCGCAGCGGCAACCGGCTGATCCCGGATGTCAGCGTCGCGCGCGGCAACATCGCGCTGGCCGATCATGGCCGCACCATCACCGACGAAGCCCTGGTGCCGGATCGCGCGCCGCAGCAAACGCCCTACCGCCCGCGCCTGGCCCGCGGCGGTCTGACCTACGAGGGGCCGCTCGATCTTGGATCGGCGAGTGCCGCGCTACGCTGGGACGTGCGCAAAGCCCGTCCGCGCGTCCGGCTGCGCGGCGAGGATCGCCCGTGGCTGCCGCAGTTCGATCTGCTGGGCAGCGACAGCTTCCGCACCGAGTTCGTGGTCGAGATGGAGAGCGACGGCCTGGCGCATCTGCGCTTCGGCGATGGCGTGCTTGGCCGAGCGCCCGCGCCCGGCGCGAGCTTCACCGCGACCTACCGGATCGGCAACGGCACGGCGGGCAACGTCGGCAGCAGCGCGATCGGGCGAATCGTCAAGACCGGCAGCGGCATTGCCAGCGTCCGCAACCCGCTTCCGGCGGTCGGCGGCACCGATCCTGAGCTGCTTGAGCAGGTCCGGCTCTACGCGCCGCAGGCGTTCCGCACCCAGGAGCGCGCCGTCACCGAGGCCGACTACGCCGAGGTTGCGCGCCGCCACCCCGACGTGCAGCAGGCGGTCGCCAGGATTCGCTGGACCGGTAGCTGGTACACGGTCTTCGTCACGATCGACCGCAAGGGCGGCCAGCCGGTCGATCCCGCCTTCAAAGACGAGATTCGCGCCCACCTTGAGCGCTACCGCATCGCCGGGTACGACCTTGAGATCGCGTCGCCGCTCTTCGTGCCGCTCGACCTGCTGCTGTCGGTCTGCGTCAAGCCGGGCTACTTCCGCAGCAGCGTCAAAGAGGCGCTGCTGATCGCGCTCAGCAGCACGACAGCGCCCGGCGGCCAGCGCGGCTTCTTCCACCCCGACAACTTCACCTTCGGCCAGGCGGTCTACCTGAGCCAGATCTACGAGGCCGCGATGCGCGTCACGGGCGTTGCCTCGGTGGACGTGCTGCGCTTCCAGCGCTGGGGTAAGACGGCCAATCAGGAGATCGAAAACGGCGTGCTCGCGCTCGGCCCGATCGAGGTCGCGCGGCTCGACAACGATCCCAATTTTCCCGAAAACGGCAAGCTAGAGATTCAGACCGGGGGCGGCCTATGAGCACTCCACCACTCGATCCCTGCGGCTGCTGCGAAGGCGTTACCGCGCTGACGCCCGCCGCGCTGGACAATCGACCGGGGCTGTCCGCGCTGGCCTACCGGGTGGGCACACACGGCACCTTCAAGCAGACGATGCAGAGCGCGCTCGCGGGCCAGCAGGCGCTCGACAGGCTCACCGCCCGCGACGACGCCGATCCGTCGATCGCGCTGATCGATGCCTGCGCCACGATGCTGGACGTGCTCACGTTTTACCAGGAGCGCATCGCCAACGAGGGCTTTCTGCGCACCGCCACGGAGCGCCGCTCGATCCTTGAGCTGGCCCGCAAGGTCGGCTACGAGCTGAATCCGGGCGTTGCCGCCAGCACCTATCTCGCCTTCACGCTGGAGGACGCGCCCGGCTCGCCCGGCACCGCCACGATCGAGGTCGGCACCAAGGTGCAAAGCCTGCCCGGCCCCGGCGAGCTGCCGCAGACCTTCGAGACGATCGCGCCGCTCACGGCATACACCGCCTGGAACAAGATCCAGCCACGGCTGACGCAGCCGCAGCAGTTGACGATCGTCAAGGGCGTGCTGTACCTGATCGCGGGCGACAACAAGCAGATCCCGGCGCAGCGGCTCTACATCAGCGGCACGCAGACCAACCTCAAGGCGGGCGATCTGCTGCTGGTGACGGTCGGCAGCGACGCGCTGCCGGTCGCGATCAAAGCGGTCGAGGTCGAAACCGACCAGACGCGAACGCGGCTCGATCTGGATGTTCCAGCGCCGGTGAAAGCCGAGCCGCTGCCCGCCATATCGCCCACGCTGACCTACGATCCGCCCGTCAACACCGGGGGCACGCCCGACTTCAAGCCGCTGCCGCTGACCGAGGCCAATATCAAGACCAACGTGCTGCAACGGCGCTGGCGCGAGCGCGATCTTGCCACGTTCCTGGCCGCCAATCGTTGGAGCGCCGATGAGCTGCTGGATTATGTCAAGAATTTGACCGCAGTTACGGCCTCGAACGTGCTGGCCTTCCGCACGCGCGCGGGCTTCTTCGGCCACAACGCGCCGCTCTACGACAGCCTGCCCAAGCCAAGCCAGAAAACGAGC is a genomic window containing:
- a CDS encoding GPW/gp25 family protein translates to MQIDYPFHIDRRGHTADTTQDEHIRDLIEQVLFTSPGERVNRPTFGSGLLQLVFAPNSDVLATATQASVQGALQQWLGDLIQVEAVQVTNVDSTLEVLVQYIVRRTQQRQVAQFQRAVP
- a CDS encoding phage baseplate assembly protein V, with amino-acid sequence MTTNFYGKYRGVVTDNQDPLMIGRIRARVPDVMGDLESGWAMPCLPFAGSGMGFFALPKVGAGVWIEFEHGDPDYPIWSGCWWGSVAEAPPILLAPPYKKVLLKTEGGHSIILDDTPGIGGITLETSSGQKIVLSALGVEITTGQGGTIKMTGPQVSINNGALEVI
- a CDS encoding putative baseplate assembly protein gives rise to the protein MSTQYRCNNQTRRDLVRAPRAHDGTPLTPTINGIDFLEVGPDQKTLTVVLIHNLPGTPTDPVPPAPAPALTPNNVQIEGGVRITNVLVTAVSADADVLTVTVDQPGDFSTYTLRLVQGPNNAAPPGGFDPQLSAIEFSFKVDCPSEFDCAPDQECPTEPPPEPEIDYLAKDYTSFRRLMLDRMSVLLPQWQERNAADMHVALVELLAYAGDHLSYFQDAVATEAYLGTARRRTSIRRHARLLDYVMHDGCNARAWVYFEVHAGGDADGENLETGRVLLTRGADDNPIVAPTKLQETLAERPLVFETRTAVRLSAAHNEINFYTWDDTGCCLPRGATCATLRDKPETPLQLQVGDFLLFEEIKSPTTGAEADADPSHRHVVRLTQVQPTADILHNTAIVEIAWSQADALPFPLCISAEVSDRSGNRLIPDVSVARGNIALADHGRTITDEALVPDRAPQQTPYRPRLARGGLTYEGPLDLGSASAALRWDVRKARPRVRLRGEDRPWLPQFDLLGSDSFRTEFVVEMESDGLAHLRFGDGVLGRAPAPGASFTATYRIGNGTAGNVGSSAIGRIVKTGSGIASVRNPLPAVGGTDPELLEQVRLYAPQAFRTQERAVTEADYAEVARRHPDVQQAVARIRWTGSWYTVFVTIDRKGGQPVDPAFKDEIRAHLERYRIAGYDLEIASPLFVPLDLLLSVCVKPGYFRSSVKEALLIALSSTTAPGGQRGFFHPDNFTFGQAVYLSQIYEAAMRVTGVASVDVLRFQRWGKTANQEIENGVLALGPIEVARLDNDPNFPENGKLEIQTGGGL